The Thermoanaerobaculia bacterium genomic interval GATGCGGGCGCCGGCCGTCCGGATGTCGGCGATCAGTTGCTCGTGGCGCGGGCGGTCGAGAACGACGATCGTCAGGTCCTCGATGTCGCGCGCGAACGCCTTCGCCAGAGCCCGCAGGTTCTCGATGACCGGGGCGTCGATGTGAAGCCGGCCCTTGGCGGTCGGCCCGACGACGAGCTTCTGCATGTAGCTGTCCGGGGCGTGGAGGAGTCCGCCGCGCTCCGCGGCCGCGAGCACCGCCGTGGCGTTGGAGGCGCCGGTGGCGCAGAGGTTGGTGCCCTCGAGCGGGTCGACGGCGATGTCCACGCCGACGCCGTCCGGGTTGCCCTTGAGCGCTCCGACCTCCTCGCCGATGAACAGCATCGGCGCCTCGTCGCGCTCGCCCTCGCCGATGACGATGCGGCCGGCGATCGCGAGACTGTCGAGCTCCTCGCGCATCGCCTCGACGGCGACCTTGTCCGACTTGTGACGGTCGCCGAGTCCCATGGTACGCGCCGCGGCGATCGCCGCCCGCTCGGTGACGCGGATGAAGTCCTGTTCGAGGATGCGATCGAGGGTCATCGGCTTGTCGCTCCCGCCTTGGGCTTGCGTTCGGTGACCATCGGGGGGTTGTAGGCGGGAATTCCGGTCACCGCCTCGCCGATCACCAGGCCGTGGATGTCGTGCGTGCCCTCGTAGGTGAAGACCGACTCGA includes:
- the glpX gene encoding class II fructose-bisphosphatase gives rise to the protein MTLDRILEQDFIRVTERAAIAAARTMGLGDRHKSDKVAVEAMREELDSLAIAGRIVIGEGERDEAPMLFIGEEVGALKGNPDGVGVDIAVDPLEGTNLCATGASNATAVLAAAERGGLLHAPDSYMQKLVVGPTAKGRLHIDAPVIENLRALAKAFARDIEDLTIVVLDRPRHEQLIADIRTAGARIRLIGDGDLSAGIAAAVRGTGVHAVLGTGGAPEGVITAAAMRCLGGEIQARLVATDEGQKSRLAALGYHDLSKIYQTEDLAPGEQILFSCSGVTDGELLRGVRFFGGGSRSHTLFMSLTRKMIRFVDTIHREDLSTPAYFDV